The proteins below are encoded in one region of Silene latifolia isolate original U9 population chromosome 2, ASM4854445v1, whole genome shotgun sequence:
- the LOC141629194 gene encoding uncharacterized protein LOC141629194, protein MCERMEKFSASLRVIHGGKFVTKGWKTEYMGGAMYMKLDMREVCYFNLVDLVKNELGYEGESELWFRRHGLSLIVGKKKIESDKDVELLMDTKDINGFVTMYVVHRESEEILSHQNVKRGPTENTINRSIENPTPTFAASLTTTHKTPHSRLPLSATRPQKLQTFRSKIPEIPLNNPEIDEIVTESGGGVGDEDSDEDSVDPDVVLSDGDFDDVENDDDLYAEFVEEDTSGFGIFRLRGDEEDIDEANENEVDDADLELEDELISEDDELDSKHGSDDDEVKTYPIFNADKDFKKPINLTLGLKFPSNKIFRKALRWSAIENGYEYYLLHNGSQRVSAYCKHRCNCKWLKRKAKLDSKNCKCEISKKCTFKVHAKKCTEEETFQIRSLRLTHRCGWRDTNCMCTSSYLAEKYLDYWKLDSSVTVATFQKKVLSDLRVDIGYFKAYYAKEKALKMIYGKADEQYKFVWDYAETLLKHDQGSSVFVQLGNIQTPPPVFKRMYMCLRGCKEGFINGCRPILGVDGCHLKGVYPGILLTAVGKDGNCNIYPLAWAVVEVENTNSWTWFLELLMNDIEPVANSITFISDRQKGLVEAFNKVVPNAEIRYCCRHIWTNFKRTYPCEDFRQTFWRIAKAYTKPEFDQHMEVMKGMTVGAFNYLSSIPTKHWCRHAFGTICKSAMMLNNCAESFNNVIRKCRDKPIIELMEWLRRYNMRRMCSKREGASTLGDDIMPAIVKQLDVIYTEARKCEIARSDTFKFEVEYNLERFVVDLQKKSCDCRKWDVTGVPCVHAFAAILKKRQEPKDFVDRAYSKEVYKLTYAPSISPMPGPKLWEKSLHPQPNPPPYRKMPGRPNSKKRRKEQGENEQRVYVKRKPHKKTCGNCGQSGHNRKGCKNPTVVKLVAKKRTSQEEVILTQNHPQSSQSTIVASSTPTRAAPSTTPTTQASLM, encoded by the exons ATGTGTGAAAG GATGGAAAAATTCAGCGCTAGTTTGCGAGTTATTCATGGTGGTAAATTTGTAACGAAAGGATGGAAAACTGAGTACATGGGTGGAGCAATGTATATGAAACTTGATATGAGGGAAGTTTGTTACTTTAATTTGGTTGATTTGGTAAAGAATGAACTTGGGTATGAAGGTGAATCTGAATTGTGGTTTAGAAGACATGGATTGAGCTTGATAGTAGGcaagaaaaaaattgaaagtGATAAAGATGTTGAACTTTTGATGGATACTAAGGACATTAATGGTTTTGTTACTATGTATGTGGTCCATAGGGAGAGTGAAGAGATATTATCCCATCAAAATGTGAAGAGAGGGCCCACTGAAAATACAATAAATAGAAGCATTGAAAACCCTACACCCACTTTTGCAGCTTCACTAACTACAACCCACAAAACTCCTCATTCCAGGCTACCTCTTTCTGCTACTAGACCACAAAAACTTCAGACTTTTAGAAGCAAAATACCTGAAATTCCATTGAATAATCCAGAAATTGATGAGATAGTTACTGAGAGTGGAGGTGGAGTTGGTGATGAAGATTCTGATGAAGACTCTGTTGATCCAGATGTTGTATTAAGTGATGGAGATTTTGATGATGTTGAAAATGATGATGACTTATATGCTGAGTTTGTGGAAGAAGACACTTCAGGATTTGGCATTTTTAGATTAAGGGGGGATGAAGAAGATATAGATGAGGCTAATGAAAATGAGGTAGATGATGCTGATTTAGAATTAGAGGATGAGTTGATATCAGAGGATGATGAGCTAGATAGCAAACATGGATCTGATGATGACGAGGTAAAAACTTACCCCATTTTTAACGCTGACAAAGATTTTAAGAAGCCTATTAATTTGACATTAGGGCTGAAATTTCCTTCTAATAAAATATTTAGAAAGGCTTTAAGGTGGAGTGCCATTGAAAATGGTTATGAATATTACCTTTTGCATAATGGAAGTCAAAGAGTAAGTGCTTATTGTAAGCATAGGTGTAATTGTAAATGGTTAAAAAGAAAGGCAAAGTTAGACTCTAAAAACTGTAAGTGTGAGATTTCAAAGAAGTGCACTTTCAAAGTACATGCTAAGAAGTGCACTGAAGAGGAAACATTTCAAATAAGAAGTTTGAGACTCACTCATAGATGTGGCTGGAGGGATACAAATTGTATGTGTACATCCTCTTATTTGGCAGAGAAGTACCTGGATTATTGGAAACTTGACAGTTCAGTAACTGTAGCAACATTCCAGAAAAAAGTATTGTCAGATCTTAGGGTTGATATAGGGTATTTTAAGGCTTATTATGCGAAAGAAAAGGCTTTAAAGATGATTTATGGTAAAGCTGATGAGCAGTACAAGTTTGTGTGGGACTATGCAGAAACATTACTTAAGCATGATCAAGGAAGTTCAGTCTTTGTTCAACTTGGAAACATTCAAACCCCACCTCCAGTTTTTAAGAGGATGTATATGTGTTTGAGAGGTTGCAAAGAAGGTTTTATTAATGGTTGTAGACCCATATTAGGAGTAGATGGGTGTCATTTAAAGGGTGTCTACCCTGGTATACTATTGACAGCAGTGGGAAAAGATGGGAACTGCAACATTTATCCTTTGGCTTGGGCTGTTGTAGAGGTGGAAAACACTAACTCTTGGACATGGTTCTTAGAGTTGTTGATGAATGACATAGAACCTGTGGCCAATTCTATTACCTTCATATCTGATAGGCAAAAG GGATTGGTGGAAGCTTTCAACAAAGTGGTACCTAATGCTGAGATTAGGTATTGCTGCAGACATATTTGGACTAATTTCAAGCGCACGTACCCTTGTGAAGACTTCAGACAAACCTTTTGGAGGATTGCTAAGGCTTACACCAAGCCTGAGTTTGACCAACACATGGAGGTAATGAAGGGCATGACAGTAGGTGCTTTCAACTATTTAAGTTCAATTCCCACAAAGCATTGGTGTAGACATGCATTTGGTACTATTTGCAAATCTGCCATGATGTTGAACAATTGTGCTGAAAGTTTTAACAATGTCATTAGAAAGTGTAGAGATAAGCCTATTATAGAGTTGATGGAATGGCTAAGAAGGTACAACATGAGGAGAATGTGCTCTAAAAGAGAAGGGGCGAGTACCTTAGGGGATGATATCATGCCTGCTATAGTGAAACAGTTGGATGTAATATATACGGAGGCTAGAAAATGTGAAATAGCTCGGTCAGACACGTTTAAATTTGAAGTTGAATACAACTTGGAAAGATTTGTGGTGGATTTGCAAAAAAAGTCTTGTGATTGTAGAAAATGGGATGTAACTGGCGTACCATGCGTACATGCATTTGCTGCCATATTGAAAAAGAGACAAGAGCCAAAAGATTTTGTAGATCGAGCATACTCTAAAGAAGTTTACAAGCTGACCTATGCTCCATCTATCAGCCCTATGCCAGGACCTAAGCTTTGGGAAAAGAGTTTGCATCCTCAACCAAACCCTCCCCCTTATAGGAAAATGCCAGGTAGGCCTAACtctaaaaaaagaagaaaagaacaaGGGGAGAATGAGCAAAGGGTGTATGTGAAGAGAAAACCACATAAGAAGACTTGTGGGAATTGTGGACAGTCAGGACACAATAGGAAGGGGTGTAAAAATCCCACGGTTGTCAAGTTAGTAGCCAAGAAAAGAACATCTCAG GAGGAGGTGATATTGACACAAAACCACCCACAAAGTAGCCAATCAACTATTGTTGCATCTTCAACTCCCACCCGAGCTGCTCCATCGACAACTCCCACCACACAAGCTTCTCTCATGTGA
- the LOC141639026 gene encoding replication protein A 70 kDa DNA-binding subunit D-like encodes MIRRVLSSETETYSPLESLTTNKDDWKIKARVSRLWSVVNANNKDELISIEMVLIDENNVYIHAIIKSNIAHSFRGVLNEGSVYMIKNFSVIDNKSTYRVVSDNKLMIQFYSNTVVKEVTFDLHKIPEHRFDLIEFEKLPERIGKIYILLWKKTVKITLWGKAVEDYQKETSVKGVDNRVGVFTSNLVKEYQNTMYLSTTPPSKVYFNLQMPEVEEFNSCLTDGPIKVLEIPKKGVDASVVIAKKKTIGEILIEANSNFEQNLTFYCLATIKGFSNKNGWNFPACARHKTSAKAAGTKFWCQKCMLIIDDAVIRYRLQAEVEDETGSTKFIIFDDEAQKILGMTAQQLHDMEEAKDEVLEKGMAAPNIGDESELDTTNSSAPKRKADGMANNDGEAVDKGKKAREDA; translated from the exons ATGATAAG ACGTGTCCTATCTTCTGAAACTGAAACTTACTCTCCACTTGAGAGTTTAACTACCAACAAGGATGATTGGAAAATCAAAGCTCGCGTTTCTAGATTGTGGTCGGTTGTCAATGCAAACAACAAGGACGAACTAATAAGCATTGAAATGGTTCTTATTGACGAGAAT AATGTATACATTCATGCCATCATCAAATCCAACATAGCACATTCTTTTCGCGGGGTACTCAATGAAGGAAGTGTTTACATGATTAAGAACTTTTCTGTAATTGACAACAAGAGCACTTATCGTGTTGTTTCCGATAACAAGCTAATGATCCAATTCTATTCCAACACCGTTGTTAAGGAGGTTACATTTGATTTACATAAGATCCCTGAACATAGATTTGATCTCATAGAATTTGAGAAGCTACCGGAACGCATTGGCAAAATTTATATTCTCCTTTG GAAGAAAACAGTAAAAATTACTCTTTGGGGAAAAGCAGTTGAAGATTATCAAAAGGAAACTTCGGTAAAAGGTGTTGACAATCGTGTTGGGGTCTTCACATCAAACTTGGTGAAAGAATATCAAA ACACAATGTATTTATCAACAACTCCACCCTCAAAGGTGTACTTCAACCTCCAAATGCCTGAAGTTGAAGAGTTCAATTCATGTTTAAC TGATGGTCCTATAAAGGTTTTGGAAATTCCAAAGAAGGGTGTTGATGCAAGTGTAGTGATAGCAAAAAAGAAAACAATTGGAGAGATTCTGATAGAAgcaaactcaaattttgaacaaaatTTGACCTTCTACTGCCTAGCAACAATCAAAGGGTTTTCAAATAAAAATGGATGGAACTTTCCTGCATGTGCACGTCACAAAACTTCCGCAAAAGCCGCTGGGACAAAATTTTGGTGTCAAAAATGTATGCTCATAATTGATGATGCTGTCATAAG GTATCGTTTGCAAGCCGAAGTGGAAGATGAAACCGGATCAACAAAATTCATAATTTTTGATGATGAGGCTCAAAAAATACTTGGTATGACAGCCCAACAACTACATGATATGGAAGAAGCAAAGGATGAG GTTTTAGAAAAGGGAATGGCAGCGCCTAATATTGGAGATGAATCTGAACTTGATACAACCAATTCAAGTGCCCCAAAAAGGAAAGCAGATGGAATGGCTAATAATGATGGCGAGGCAGTAGACAAAGGAAAGAAAGCTAGGGAAGACGCCTAA